In one window of Vicinamibacterales bacterium DNA:
- a CDS encoding serine hydrolase domain-containing protein, which translates to MKRTNVLFAAAVAVAAGSLAFGQSATRPASDSTVDAVFARWTASTPGCAVGVGRDGRVALARAYGMADLERDVPNTADTIFEAGSVSKQFTAAAVLLLARDGKLSLDDPVRKYVPELPDYGPDRTITIRHMLTHTSGLRDWGEVAGLAGWPRGRRVHTHAHVLDIVSRQKGLNFAPGTNWSYSNTGYNLAAILVARVSGQSFAEFSRDRIFTPLGMTRTSWRDDYTRIVRNRAIAYAPSPAGYREDMPFENVHGNGGLLTTVGDLLRWNENFASPTIGDLRLVTAQQTPGTFADGRAHEYALGLYVRTYRGVREVSHSGATAGYRAFLVRYPDQRLSIAVLCNAGSANPTQYAHAVAETYLGAALTAPPPATASNGRGVQSPPFSPAKPDVDAYVGRYRSDEAEAELAVALDGSELIIKRRPDTVLRMRPIARDVFSVPSLGTVTFHRTGNAVTDLGVKLDRVWDLRFARIP; encoded by the coding sequence ATGAAGCGCACCAACGTCCTGTTCGCGGCCGCGGTGGCGGTCGCTGCCGGTTCGCTTGCGTTCGGACAGTCCGCCACCAGGCCGGCGTCCGACAGCACGGTCGACGCCGTGTTCGCGCGCTGGACGGCCTCGACACCGGGATGCGCGGTTGGCGTGGGCAGAGACGGCCGGGTCGCGCTCGCGCGGGCCTACGGCATGGCGGATCTCGAACGCGACGTGCCGAACACGGCAGACACCATCTTCGAGGCGGGGTCGGTGTCGAAGCAGTTCACCGCCGCGGCCGTGCTCCTGCTGGCCAGGGACGGCAAGCTGTCGCTCGACGATCCCGTCCGCAAGTACGTGCCGGAACTTCCCGACTACGGCCCGGATCGGACGATCACCATCCGCCACATGCTGACGCACACCAGCGGACTGCGGGACTGGGGTGAAGTGGCCGGGCTCGCCGGATGGCCGCGCGGCCGCCGCGTGCACACGCACGCCCACGTGCTCGACATCGTGTCGCGGCAGAAGGGGCTCAACTTCGCGCCCGGCACCAACTGGTCCTACAGCAACACGGGCTACAACCTGGCCGCCATCCTGGTTGCGCGCGTCAGCGGGCAGTCGTTCGCGGAGTTCTCGCGCGACCGCATCTTCACGCCGCTCGGCATGACGCGCACGTCGTGGCGCGACGACTACACGCGGATCGTCAGGAACCGCGCCATTGCCTACGCGCCGTCGCCGGCCGGCTACCGCGAGGACATGCCGTTCGAGAACGTGCACGGCAACGGCGGGCTGCTGACGACGGTCGGGGATCTCCTGCGGTGGAACGAGAACTTCGCGTCGCCGACGATCGGCGACCTGCGGCTCGTGACCGCGCAGCAGACGCCGGGAACGTTCGCGGACGGCCGCGCGCACGAGTACGCGCTGGGGCTCTACGTCCGCACCTACCGCGGCGTGCGCGAGGTCAGCCACAGCGGGGCGACTGCCGGGTATCGCGCGTTCCTCGTCCGTTATCCGGATCAACGCCTGTCGATCGCGGTGCTGTGCAATGCCGGAAGTGCCAACCCGACGCAGTACGCGCACGCCGTCGCCGAGACCTATCTCGGCGCGGCGCTGACCGCGCCGCCCCCTGCGACCGCCTCGAACGGCCGCGGCGTTCAGTCCCCACCGTTCAGTCCCGCGAAGCCGGACGTCGACGCCTACGTGGGGCGGTATCGCAGCGACGAGGCGGAAGCGGAGCTGGCCGTCGCGCTCGACGGCAGCGAGCTGATCATCAAACGCCGGCCCGACACCGTGCTGCGCATGCGGCCCATCGCCAGAGATGTCTTCAGCGTTCCTTCACTGGGGACAGTCACCTTCCATAGAACGGGAAACGCCGTCACTGACCTCGGGGTGAAGCTCGACCGCGTCTGGGACCTGCGATTCGCGAGAATCCCTTAG
- a CDS encoding M48 family metallopeptidase yields the protein MKVVLVAASLTACATSAAETRTAPDGQTVITAPKNKYSPKDDVQLGREAAQQVEKELPVMRDEQVNAYLNEIGRRLVARIPSEFDHPEFQYTFRGVNLREINAFALPGGPMFVNRGMIEKARNEGEVAGVMAHEISHVALRHGTAQQTKATPFAIGQIAGQIAGAIIGGTAGQVIAQGSQFGLGTYFLKYGREYEKQADLLGARIMAAAGYDPRDMANVFRTIQQEGGSGAPQWLSSHPDPGNRYSYINQEASRLRVASATRDTREFQTVRAHLRSLSPAPSAEEVARNSRAGRTTGGESRPVTGNVERPDSRYQTYDEGNLFRISVPANWRELGDANSVTFAPEGAYGAVNGQSVFTHGVQVGVARQETHDLQTATDELIQGLQQGNPQLRRQSNYARGTIGGRQGLRTTLTNVSEATGGQEVVDLYTTQLSDGSLFYIVGVAPTREYDSYRNVFGRVVSSIRFTR from the coding sequence TTGAAGGTTGTCCTCGTCGCGGCGAGCCTGACGGCATGCGCCACGTCCGCCGCGGAAACGCGGACCGCGCCGGACGGCCAGACCGTCATAACGGCGCCGAAGAACAAGTACAGCCCGAAAGATGACGTGCAGCTCGGACGCGAGGCGGCGCAGCAGGTGGAGAAGGAACTCCCGGTCATGCGCGACGAGCAGGTCAACGCGTACCTGAACGAGATTGGACGCCGGCTGGTGGCGCGGATTCCGTCCGAGTTCGACCATCCCGAGTTCCAGTACACGTTCCGCGGGGTGAACCTGCGCGAGATCAACGCCTTCGCGCTGCCCGGCGGGCCGATGTTCGTCAACCGCGGCATGATCGAGAAGGCGCGGAACGAGGGGGAGGTCGCCGGCGTCATGGCGCACGAGATCAGCCACGTCGCGCTGCGCCACGGCACCGCGCAGCAGACCAAGGCGACGCCGTTCGCCATCGGCCAGATCGCCGGTCAGATCGCCGGCGCGATCATCGGCGGCACCGCCGGGCAGGTGATCGCCCAGGGGTCGCAGTTCGGCCTCGGCACGTATTTCCTCAAGTACGGCCGCGAGTACGAAAAGCAGGCGGACCTGCTGGGCGCGCGGATCATGGCGGCCGCCGGCTACGACCCGCGCGACATGGCGAACGTGTTCCGCACGATTCAGCAGGAGGGCGGGTCCGGCGCGCCGCAGTGGCTCAGCTCCCATCCGGATCCCGGCAACCGCTACAGCTACATCAACCAGGAAGCCAGCCGCCTGCGCGTGGCGTCGGCGACGCGGGACACCCGCGAGTTCCAGACCGTCCGGGCGCATCTGCGCTCGCTCTCGCCGGCGCCGTCGGCGGAGGAGGTGGCGCGCAACAGCCGCGCCGGCCGTACCACGGGCGGCGAGTCGCGTCCGGTGACGGGCAACGTGGAGCGTCCCGACTCGCGCTACCAGACGTACGACGAAGGGAATCTCTTCCGCATCAGCGTGCCGGCGAACTGGCGCGAGCTCGGGGACGCCAACTCGGTGACCTTCGCGCCGGAGGGGGCCTACGGGGCGGTCAACGGCCAGAGCGTGTTCACGCATGGCGTGCAGGTGGGGGTGGCGCGGCAGGAGACGCACGATCTGCAGACCGCGACCGACGAGCTGATCCAGGGGCTGCAGCAGGGGAATCCGCAGCTGCGCCGGCAGTCGAATTACGCGCGCGGCACGATCGGCGGACGTCAGGGTCTGCGCACGACGCTGACCAACGTCTCCGAAGCGACCGGCGGCCAGGAGGTCGTCGATCTCTACACGACCCAGCTGAGCGACGGCTCGCTGTTCTACATCGTCGGCGTGGCGCCGACGCGGGAGTACGACAGCTATCGCAACGTCTTCGGCCGCGTCGTCAGCTCGATCCGCTTCACTCGCTAG
- a CDS encoding metallophosphoesterase, with amino-acid sequence MAGQVVIAVGDMCGPARRNPGAGATAALARRIIAQNPGALILALGDNAYNRGKFDEYRDHYTPTWGQPDLLGRTYSCPGNHDYRTAAATPYFHYFGELRAGTPQRSYFSVPLPEAGWHLVSLNSEIDQDAHSPQLQWLRRDLAARRFPPILAIWHRPRWGSGAHRDSKKPRWFWNEMYAARAELILNGHAHHYERFAPQRPDQIPDPHGPRMFIVGTGGRRLAGRTKDTPNSEYARFDKFGVLKLTLRPESYRWEFIDVDDRVLDTGETPVNHREMPHGAQSHAQ; translated from the coding sequence GTGGCCGGACAAGTCGTCATCGCGGTCGGCGACATGTGCGGGCCGGCGCGACGCAACCCGGGGGCCGGCGCGACCGCCGCGCTGGCCCGCCGCATCATCGCGCAGAACCCGGGGGCGCTGATCCTCGCGCTCGGCGACAACGCCTACAACCGCGGCAAGTTCGACGAGTATCGCGATCACTACACGCCGACGTGGGGTCAGCCGGATCTGCTCGGCCGCACGTATAGCTGTCCCGGCAATCACGATTACCGCACCGCCGCGGCGACGCCGTACTTCCACTACTTCGGCGAGCTGCGAGCCGGGACGCCGCAGCGCAGCTACTTCAGCGTGCCGCTGCCTGAAGCCGGATGGCACCTCGTGTCGCTGAACAGCGAAATCGACCAGGACGCGCACTCGCCGCAGCTGCAGTGGCTCCGGCGCGATCTCGCCGCCCGCCGCTTCCCGCCGATTCTCGCGATCTGGCACCGGCCGCGATGGGGCTCGGGGGCGCACCGCGACAGCAAGAAGCCGCGCTGGTTCTGGAACGAGATGTACGCCGCGCGGGCCGAGCTGATCCTGAACGGCCATGCGCACCACTACGAGCGCTTCGCGCCGCAGCGTCCGGATCAGATTCCGGACCCGCACGGTCCGCGGATGTTCATCGTCGGCACCGGCGGACGGCGGCTCGCGGGACGCACCAAGGACACGCCCAACAGCGAGTACGCGCGCTTCGACAAGTTCGGCGTGCTGAAGCTGACGCTTCGTCCGGAAAGCTACCGCTGGGAGTTCATCGACGTCGACGATCGCGTGCTCGACACCGGCGAGACGCCGGTCAATCACAGGGAGATGCCGCATGGAGCTCAATCTCACGCTCAATGA
- the pnuC gene encoding nicotinamide riboside transporter PnuC, with amino-acid sequence MTLEHMAVACGLANIYLTVRQNIWSWAFGAVMVSLYIYIFYNARLYSDAILNVFFLVMQFYGWYQWTRGPVEHAVSLSPVTRLRARGWTLTLAGAMAGTAALGTLMDRFTDAALPYPDAFTTSLSVIAQFLLTRKILDNWTLWIVADVIYVAMYTNRGLYWTAGLYVVFLILCVKGYFEWSRSAARPL; translated from the coding sequence ATGACGCTCGAGCACATGGCCGTCGCGTGCGGCCTCGCCAATATCTATCTCACCGTCCGCCAGAACATCTGGTCGTGGGCGTTCGGCGCGGTGATGGTGTCGCTGTACATCTACATCTTCTACAACGCCAGGCTCTACTCCGACGCGATCCTGAACGTGTTCTTCCTCGTCATGCAGTTCTACGGCTGGTATCAGTGGACCCGCGGCCCCGTCGAGCATGCGGTCTCGCTCTCGCCGGTCACGCGGCTCCGCGCCCGCGGCTGGACCCTGACCCTCGCCGGCGCCATGGCCGGCACGGCCGCGCTCGGCACGCTCATGGACCGTTTCACCGACGCGGCGCTCCCCTACCCCGACGCCTTCACCACCTCGCTGAGCGTCATCGCGCAGTTCCTGCTGACCCGCAAGATCCTGGACAACTGGACGCTGTGGATCGTCGCCGACGTCATTTACGTCGCGATGTACACCAATCGCGGCCTCTACTGGACCGCGGGGCTCTACGTCGTCTTCCTGATTCTCTGCGTCAAAGGCTACTTCGAATGGAGCCGTTCGGCCGCCAGGCCGTTGTAG
- a CDS encoding M20/M25/M40 family metallo-hydrolase, translating into MLLILSIVGFVLGGAAQAPAAVDAVSLMNDVEALSAPSMQGRRTGTPGNLRARAYVASRFRELGLQPLGRSFEQRFTAGGRAAANIVGVVRGTARPDEFLLLTAHYDHLGVRNGVVYRGADDNASGVAAMLQGAAYVARHPLRHSVVFIAFDGEEQGLRGAKHFVARPLVDLERIRLMLNLDMVSRSDTATIFASGTAFHPELIEVVTRAAEGRRLNVRFGHDRPSKGAGGAEDWTQQSDQGPFHTAGVRTLYYGVEDHADYHKPTDTADRIPRPFFTEVAELVIRTLLVADGSA; encoded by the coding sequence ATGCTTCTGATCCTAAGTATCGTCGGGTTCGTACTCGGCGGCGCCGCGCAGGCGCCGGCGGCCGTCGACGCCGTCAGCCTGATGAACGACGTGGAAGCGCTGTCGGCGCCGTCCATGCAGGGACGCCGCACCGGCACGCCAGGGAACCTGCGGGCGCGGGCGTACGTGGCGAGCCGTTTTCGCGAGCTGGGTCTGCAGCCGCTCGGCAGGAGCTTCGAGCAGCGGTTCACCGCCGGCGGCCGCGCGGCGGCGAACATCGTCGGCGTCGTCCGCGGCACCGCCCGCCCGGACGAGTTCCTCCTGCTGACGGCGCATTACGATCACCTCGGCGTCAGGAACGGCGTGGTGTACCGCGGCGCGGACGACAACGCCTCGGGTGTCGCGGCGATGCTCCAGGGCGCCGCGTACGTGGCGCGGCATCCGCTGCGCCATTCGGTCGTGTTCATCGCGTTCGACGGGGAAGAGCAGGGGCTGCGCGGCGCGAAGCACTTCGTCGCCAGACCGCTGGTGGATCTCGAGCGCATCCGGCTGATGCTCAACCTCGACATGGTGTCACGCAGCGACACCGCGACGATCTTCGCATCCGGCACCGCGTTTCATCCCGAGCTGATCGAGGTCGTGACGCGAGCCGCCGAAGGGCGCAGGCTGAACGTGCGGTTCGGGCACGACCGCCCCTCGAAGGGAGCCGGCGGCGCCGAGGACTGGACCCAGCAGTCGGATCAGGGCCCGTTCCACACCGCCGGTGTGCGGACGCTCTATTACGGCGTCGAGGACCACGCGGACTATCACAAGCCGACCGACACGGCGGATCGCATTCCGCGCCCCTTCTTCACGGAAGTCGCGGAGCTGGTGATCCGGACGCTGCTCGTCGCGGACGGATCAGCGTAG
- a CDS encoding amidase family protein, which produces MRYAICLALLAAVSHLEGRQRAEGPAPPFRVEETTIAQIHEAMKTGRLTCRGLVDTYLRRIHAYDKNGPAINALVVINPDAQKLADDLDRRFAQGGLSGPLHCIPAIVKDNFETIGLQSAAGSLSLRGFVSTKDAFQVRRIRDAGAIVLAKSNMAEFAFSPYETVNSILPGYSRNPYALDRVTAGSSGGTAAAVAANLGAIGLGSDTGNSIRGPAAHQALAGIRSTMGLTSRAGVVPLNLLADIAGPMTRTLADAVAVLQVIAGEDPDDPATAAARGRTIPNYAASLQREGLKGARIGILRQAYERDTTDPEVVDVFMAAVGDLERAGATIVDPARVELGEVRRQQGAGSCGGFKYDINRYLAGHGDRAPVKTLEEIIRSRRFHPSVEVRLRSAEEGAANGPETPACRAESEYRDAFRAAVAKTMETNKLDAFVYPTWSNPPRLIGDLNTPHGDNSQVFSPTTGWPSINVPMGYTRGTLPAGITFFGRAWSETTLIKLAYAYEQATRHRRPPASTPPLR; this is translated from the coding sequence ATGCGATACGCCATCTGTCTTGCGCTGCTCGCCGCCGTGAGTCACCTCGAAGGCCGCCAGCGAGCCGAGGGACCCGCCCCGCCGTTCCGTGTCGAGGAAACCACCATCGCGCAGATTCACGAGGCGATGAAGACCGGGCGGCTGACCTGCCGGGGGCTCGTCGACACCTACCTGCGCCGGATTCACGCCTACGACAAGAACGGGCCGGCGATCAACGCGCTCGTCGTGATCAACCCCGACGCGCAGAAGCTCGCGGACGATCTCGACCGCCGGTTCGCGCAGGGCGGGCTGAGCGGCCCGCTCCACTGCATCCCCGCGATCGTCAAGGACAACTTCGAGACCATCGGGCTGCAGAGCGCCGCCGGATCGCTGTCGCTGCGCGGCTTCGTCTCCACCAAAGACGCGTTCCAGGTCAGGCGCATCAGGGACGCAGGCGCCATCGTCCTCGCCAAGTCCAACATGGCGGAGTTCGCCTTCAGTCCGTACGAGACGGTGAACTCGATTCTGCCTGGCTATTCGCGCAATCCCTACGCGCTGGATCGCGTCACCGCGGGGTCGAGCGGCGGCACGGCGGCCGCGGTCGCGGCAAACCTCGGCGCGATCGGCCTGGGCAGCGACACCGGCAACTCGATTCGCGGTCCCGCCGCACACCAGGCGCTGGCGGGCATCCGTTCGACGATGGGGCTGACGAGCCGCGCCGGTGTGGTGCCGCTCAACCTGCTCGCCGACATCGCCGGCCCGATGACGCGCACGCTGGCGGACGCCGTCGCCGTGCTGCAGGTGATCGCGGGGGAAGATCCGGACGATCCGGCAACCGCCGCGGCGCGGGGGCGCACGATTCCGAACTATGCCGCCTCGCTGCAGCGGGAGGGACTGAAAGGGGCGCGCATCGGCATCCTGCGGCAGGCCTACGAACGCGACACGACGGATCCCGAGGTCGTCGACGTGTTCATGGCCGCCGTCGGCGATCTCGAGCGGGCCGGAGCAACGATCGTCGACCCCGCGCGTGTCGAGCTCGGCGAGGTGCGACGGCAGCAGGGGGCGGGCTCGTGCGGCGGATTCAAGTACGACATCAATCGCTATCTCGCCGGCCACGGCGATCGCGCTCCGGTCAAGACGCTGGAGGAAATCATCCGCTCGCGGCGGTTCCATCCGTCTGTGGAAGTGCGGCTGCGCTCCGCCGAGGAAGGAGCGGCGAACGGCCCCGAGACGCCGGCGTGCAGGGCCGAATCGGAATACCGCGACGCCTTCCGCGCGGCGGTGGCGAAAACGATGGAGACGAACAAGCTGGATGCGTTCGTGTATCCGACCTGGAGCAATCCGCCCAGACTGATCGGCGATCTGAACACGCCGCACGGCGACAACAGCCAGGTGTTCTCGCCGACGACGGGCTGGCCGTCGATCAACGTGCCGATGGGATACACCCGCGGCACGCTGCCGGCCGGCATCACCTTCTTCGGCCGCGCGTGGAGCGAAACGACGCTGATCAAGCTCGCCTACGCGTACGAACAGGCGACGCGTCACCGGCGGCCGCCGGCCTCGACGCCGCCCCTACGCTGA
- the recQ gene encoding DNA helicase RecQ, producing MTLDAVLSRYWGYTSFRPLQRDAMDAILGGRDSVVVLPTGGGKSLCFQAPALVKGDARAEGAGLPHGPALVVSPLISLMKDQVDTLVENGIAAACYNSSLAADEKASVAAGIREGRYALVYVSPERLAGEGSDGFVQMLGSIAYIAIDEAHCISQWGHDFRPEYRQLGALRARYPRVALHAFTATATARVRRDIASQLALRDPVELVGSFDRPNLIYRVVPRASLKRQVQDVLDRHRGNAGIVYCTSRREVDALAAWLASTGVRAVPYHAGLEDGERHRNQDRFLNEDADVVVATVAFGMGIDRSDVRFVLHAGAPQSLEHYQQESGRAGRDGLAAECVLVYSGADFLKWRVMLERNGELTDARRALLRDMERYASGVGCRHRHLVSYFGERYAKADCGACDYCLGELEAVADAIPTARKILSCVARVGQRFGAAHVANVLCGSESEQVTRRGHQELSTFGLLRDAAVSEVRGYIEQLTAEGLLRQIDEPYPVLALTDAGVALLKDAAALPGLSLARQRRVVKDRDRRPLRPRAGGEAVTYAEQELFDRLRAVRLRIARERGVPPYVIFHDTTLRELARLKPSTVEALSGVYGIGARKAQLLGEAFVDDIRDWLAAQ from the coding sequence GTGACCCTCGACGCCGTTCTGTCCCGCTACTGGGGCTATACCTCCTTCCGTCCACTGCAGCGAGACGCCATGGATGCGATCCTCGGCGGCCGCGACTCGGTCGTGGTGCTGCCCACCGGCGGCGGCAAGTCGCTCTGCTTTCAGGCGCCGGCGCTGGTCAAGGGAGACGCGCGCGCGGAGGGCGCAGGCCTGCCGCACGGTCCGGCGCTGGTCGTCTCGCCGCTGATCTCGCTGATGAAGGATCAGGTCGACACGCTGGTCGAGAACGGCATCGCGGCGGCGTGTTACAACAGCTCGCTCGCGGCGGACGAGAAGGCGTCGGTGGCCGCCGGCATTCGCGAAGGGCGCTACGCGCTGGTCTACGTCTCACCCGAGCGGCTGGCGGGCGAGGGCAGCGACGGCTTCGTCCAGATGCTCGGCAGCATCGCGTATATCGCCATCGACGAGGCGCACTGCATCAGCCAGTGGGGGCACGATTTCCGGCCCGAGTACCGGCAGCTCGGCGCGCTGCGCGCGCGATATCCGCGCGTCGCCCTGCATGCCTTCACCGCGACCGCGACGGCGCGCGTGCGGCGGGACATCGCCTCGCAGCTGGCGCTGCGCGATCCGGTGGAGCTCGTCGGATCGTTCGACCGCCCCAACCTGATCTACCGGGTGGTGCCGCGCGCCAGCCTGAAGCGGCAGGTGCAGGACGTGCTCGATCGCCACCGCGGCAACGCCGGGATCGTGTACTGCACGTCGCGCCGGGAGGTGGACGCGCTGGCGGCGTGGCTGGCCTCCACCGGCGTGCGCGCCGTGCCGTATCACGCCGGGCTCGAGGACGGCGAACGGCACCGCAACCAGGATCGCTTCCTCAACGAAGACGCGGACGTGGTCGTCGCCACCGTCGCGTTCGGCATGGGGATCGATCGCTCGGACGTGCGCTTCGTGCTGCACGCCGGCGCGCCGCAGTCCCTGGAGCACTACCAGCAGGAGTCCGGCCGCGCCGGGCGCGACGGGCTCGCCGCCGAATGCGTGCTGGTCTACTCCGGCGCCGACTTCCTGAAGTGGCGCGTGATGCTCGAGCGCAACGGCGAGCTGACGGACGCGCGCCGCGCCCTGCTGCGCGACATGGAGCGCTACGCCTCCGGCGTCGGCTGCCGCCATCGGCATCTGGTGTCGTACTTCGGCGAGCGCTACGCGAAAGCGGACTGCGGTGCGTGCGATTACTGTCTCGGGGAGCTCGAGGCGGTGGCCGATGCGATTCCCACGGCGCGCAAGATCCTGTCGTGCGTTGCGCGTGTCGGGCAGCGCTTCGGCGCGGCCCACGTCGCCAACGTGCTGTGCGGCTCGGAGAGCGAGCAGGTGACCCGGCGCGGGCATCAGGAGCTGAGCACGTTCGGTCTGCTGCGGGATGCCGCCGTGTCGGAGGTACGCGGATACATCGAGCAGTTGACCGCGGAAGGGCTGCTCCGGCAGATCGACGAGCCGTATCCGGTGCTGGCGCTGACCGATGCCGGGGTGGCGCTGCTCAAGGACGCCGCCGCCCTGCCCGGGCTCAGCCTGGCGCGCCAGCGCCGCGTCGTGAAGGACCGCGATCGCCGGCCGCTTCGGCCGCGGGCCGGCGGCGAGGCGGTCACCTACGCCGAACAGGAGCTGTTCGACCGCCTGCGTGCCGTCCGCCTGCGCATCGCGCGCGAGCGCGGCGTGCCGCCGTACGTGATCTTCCACGACACCACGCTTCGCGAGCTGGCGCGGCTGAAACCCTCCACCGTCGAGGCGCTCAGCGGGGTCTACGGCATCGGCGCCCGCAAGGCGCAGCTGCTCGGCGAAGCGTTCGTCGACGACATCCGTGACTGGCTCGCAGCACAGTAG
- a CDS encoding DPP IV N-terminal domain-containing protein, with amino-acid sequence MRVSACRWACVAAACAGLSFPLAAQDRLKTMPGYEQFEKMSREIPGSVKLGSLAVQWKEDGSACEYAWDGKRYRYDVAAKTATIIGDAPSAAGGRGGAGFGGAQGGRGGRGGQGQPARGRQFESAEAPDKSLKAFYKDRNLWVSAPDGTGAVQITTDGSEKDRIKYGTASWVYGEELAQRTAMWWSPDSRRIAYYRFDEKAVPDYYLQTNQTQVQDTLDVEAYPKPGKPNPVVDLYVYDVASRKPLRIDVRDGQPFDNAAVGHYVYNVAWSPDGSEILLNRTNRRQNILELAACSPDTGQCRAVVHEEWPTGWIENRPEMRFLKDGKRFIWESQRNGWKNFYLYDLGGKLLAPLTSHTTFEAENIVRVDEARGLLFYTARDGDNFMKIQLHRVGLDGRNDRRLTDPALHHTVNASPDGTLFVDVAQAHDTPPFTRLIDSDGRVVAELAKSDTTAFDRLGLKKVEMFTYTAADGRTPLYGLIHFPSNFDPAKKYPALAGVYGGPGSGATSERFTLPSPTTEYGFLVLTLDSRSNPGRGKRTLDQVYQKLGQVEMDDMAAGVKALWSRPYFDRARVGIHGSSYGGYSAAMSVLRHPDVFAAGSAASPVTDWRNYDSIYTERYMWIPEENTAGYDAGSAMTYAANLKGRLLIYYGTADNNVHPSNALQLIRALQQAGKSFEVQVGPDAGHSNVNAQRMMEFFIENLVMRTPAAIGTATAAGR; translated from the coding sequence ATGAGAGTTTCAGCGTGCCGGTGGGCGTGTGTCGCGGCGGCGTGCGCGGGGTTGTCGTTCCCGCTCGCGGCGCAGGACCGCCTGAAGACGATGCCCGGGTACGAGCAGTTCGAGAAGATGAGCCGCGAGATTCCCGGCTCGGTGAAGCTCGGCTCGCTTGCGGTGCAGTGGAAGGAGGACGGCTCCGCCTGCGAATATGCCTGGGACGGCAAGCGGTACCGCTACGACGTCGCCGCGAAGACGGCGACGATCATTGGCGATGCGCCCTCCGCCGCGGGCGGACGCGGCGGCGCCGGCTTCGGCGGCGCGCAGGGGGGGCGCGGCGGGCGCGGCGGCCAGGGGCAGCCGGCGCGCGGCCGCCAGTTCGAATCGGCGGAGGCGCCGGACAAGTCGCTGAAGGCGTTCTACAAGGATCGCAATCTGTGGGTGAGCGCGCCGGACGGCACCGGCGCGGTGCAGATCACCACTGACGGCAGCGAGAAGGACCGCATCAAGTACGGCACGGCGAGCTGGGTGTACGGCGAGGAGCTGGCGCAGCGGACTGCGATGTGGTGGTCGCCCGACAGCCGCAGGATCGCCTACTACCGCTTCGACGAGAAGGCCGTCCCCGATTACTACCTGCAGACGAACCAGACGCAGGTCCAGGACACGCTCGACGTCGAGGCGTATCCGAAGCCGGGCAAGCCGAATCCCGTCGTCGACCTCTATGTCTACGACGTCGCGTCGAGAAAGCCGCTGCGCATCGACGTGCGGGACGGCCAGCCGTTCGACAACGCCGCCGTCGGCCATTACGTCTACAACGTGGCCTGGTCGCCCGACGGCAGCGAGATTCTCCTCAACCGGACCAACCGCCGGCAGAACATCCTCGAGCTGGCCGCCTGCAGCCCGGACACTGGCCAGTGCCGCGCCGTCGTGCACGAGGAATGGCCCACCGGGTGGATCGAGAACCGGCCGGAGATGCGCTTCCTGAAGGACGGCAAGCGGTTCATCTGGGAGTCGCAGCGCAACGGCTGGAAGAATTTCTATCTCTACGATCTCGGCGGCAAGCTCCTCGCTCCGCTGACGTCGCACACCACCTTCGAGGCGGAGAACATCGTGCGCGTGGACGAGGCGCGCGGTCTTCTCTTCTACACCGCGCGGGACGGCGACAACTTCATGAAGATCCAGCTCCATCGTGTCGGGCTGGACGGCAGGAACGATCGCCGGCTCACCGATCCCGCGCTGCACCACACCGTCAACGCCTCACCGGACGGGACCCTGTTCGTCGACGTCGCGCAGGCCCACGATACGCCCCCGTTCACGCGTCTCATCGACAGCGACGGCCGCGTCGTGGCCGAACTCGCGAAGAGCGATACCACGGCGTTCGATCGTCTGGGCCTGAAGAAGGTCGAGATGTTCACCTACACCGCGGCGGACGGCAGGACGCCGCTCTACGGCCTGATCCACTTTCCGTCGAACTTCGATCCCGCGAAGAAGTACCCGGCGCTCGCCGGTGTCTACGGCGGGCCGGGCTCCGGCGCGACGAGCGAGCGGTTCACGCTGCCGAGCCCGACGACGGAGTACGGCTTCCTGGTGCTGACGCTCGACTCGCGCTCCAACCCCGGGCGCGGCAAGCGCACGCTGGACCAGGTCTACCAGAAGCTCGGACAGGTGGAGATGGACGACATGGCCGCGGGGGTGAAAGCGCTGTGGAGCCGGCCGTACTTCGATCGCGCGCGCGTCGGCATCCACGGCTCGTCCTACGGCGGCTACAGCGCCGCGATGTCGGTGCTGCGGCATCCCGACGTGTTCGCGGCCGGGTCGGCGGCCTCGCCGGTGACCGACTGGCGCAACTACGACTCGATCTACACCGAACGCTACATGTGGATCCCGGAAGAGAACACCGCCGGGTACGACGCCGGGTCGGCGATGACCTACGCGGCCAACCTGAAAGGACGGCTGCTCATCTACTACGGCACCGCGGACAACAACGTGCACCCGTCGAACGCGCTGCAGTTGATCCGCGCGCTGCAGCAGGCCGGCAAGAGCTTCGAGGTGCAGGTCGGGCCCGACGCCGGGCACTCCAACGTCAACGCGCAGCGGATGATGGAGTTCTTCATCGAGAACCTGGTGATGCGGACGCCGGCGGCGATCGGCACCGCGACGGCCGCGGGGCGCTGA